A genomic window from Brevibacillus agri includes:
- a CDS encoding (Fe-S)-binding protein gives MKVSLFITCLSDALYPQVGEAMVRLLAGYGVQVQFPDVQTCCGQPAFNSGYWDEARAAAKTLLAAFDDSDFVISPSGSCTGMIHHYYPKLFEHDPVLRQKAEQLRDKTYEFTQFVVNVLGITDLGAVFPHKVTYHPSCHGSRLLGVSEEPLQLIQQVRGLDLVPLPFAEDCCGFGGTFAVKMSEISGAMVTEKADHVLETEAEVLVGLDLGCLLNISGNLRFRGEPVRVMHLAELLYEGVKNGEKR, from the coding sequence GTGAAAGTCTCTCTGTTCATTACCTGTTTGAGTGACGCCCTGTATCCGCAGGTGGGAGAAGCGATGGTTCGCCTGCTTGCCGGATACGGCGTGCAAGTGCAGTTTCCCGATGTACAGACGTGCTGCGGTCAGCCGGCCTTTAACAGCGGATACTGGGACGAGGCCAGAGCTGCGGCCAAAACATTGCTTGCGGCTTTTGACGACAGCGACTTTGTCATTTCTCCGTCCGGCTCCTGTACGGGCATGATTCATCATTACTACCCGAAGCTGTTCGAGCACGACCCTGTGTTGCGGCAAAAAGCGGAGCAATTGCGCGACAAAACGTACGAGTTTACCCAGTTTGTCGTGAACGTGTTGGGCATCACGGACTTGGGGGCTGTTTTTCCGCACAAGGTTACCTACCATCCCTCCTGTCACGGGAGCCGCCTGCTCGGCGTCAGCGAGGAGCCGCTGCAACTGATACAGCAAGTTCGGGGACTCGATTTGGTTCCGCTTCCGTTTGCCGAAGATTGCTGCGGCTTCGGCGGTACTTTTGCCGTGAAAATGAGCGAAATATCAGGGGCGATGGTGACGGAAAAGGCCGATCACGTCCTGGAGACAGAAGCAGAGGTGCTCGTTGGCCTTGATCTGGGCTGTCTGCTCAACATCTCGGGCAACCTGCGCTTTCGCGGAGAGCCTGTGCGCGTGATGCATCTGGCTGAATTACTGTACGAGGGAGTGAAAAACGGTGAAAAGCGCTAA